TCtctttatgtgacatttgagaagCAGGGAAGGAGGTGGTGGGCTACGAGAGCCCCAGGCCCAACATCGGCATCCATCGCTTCGTCTTTGTACTCTTCCAGCAGAAGCGGAGACAGTCGGTGGTGGCGCCGCCGCCGTCGCGGGACCGCTTCAACACCCGCCGCTTCGCCCAGGAGAACGACCTCGGCCTCCCGGTCGCCGCCGTCTACTTCAACGCTCAGAGGGAGACGGCCGCCCGGCGGCGCTGATGGCCGTCGTCCTCTCTCTCCCAATCCGAAAGCATTGGTGCCCATTCCTCTTCGTCTCCTTTACGTGCTCTACTACGGCGATGACAGCGTCATCGCTTGTCATGAATAACCTGTCGTCGATGTACTGATGTTGTTGTCGTTGTAACTATCTGTCTATGAAGATGATTCTATTTAGTCGGATAGTTATTTTAGTATTGGAACACGCAATATATATAGAATAGAttagaaaaaagaaatataagctTATTAAACTAATGAAATTATTCCCAAACTAACAACACCTTAAAAATCTTCATCAATGGTATAATTTATGAGTACATTATTCCCCAACTAAATGGAAAGTGGCTAATTGTACAGTTAATGATCAAAATAGCAATATAATGTGAGGGTAACACTTGCAACTGGATTCGGAGATTAGGGTTCACCTAATTGTACGAGGAAAGGATTCGAGCTCGGTCTAAAATTGAAGTGGATCCAATATAATTAGGGTTCAAGTGAAATAAAATTGAAATCGAATCGGATTTGGGCTTAAACTAATCGAGTGCAAATGGGAGCGAACATGACAACCAAAGAGGTCGAGTGAGACCATGTGCTCGAACCGGTCCATCAATAGACGTGTCCACGTATAAAAGCCCTCGAGCGGCCGAGAACCCGAGGGCACGAGCGGCGCGACATGGAGGCTCCGCCACCGCCACAGCCTGCCGCTTCCGCGGAGCAGCCGGCCCCCGCCGCGGCTTCCTCCCAGCCGCCGGAGCCGACGCAGACGCCATCTCCGTCTCCGTCTCCCTCGCCCGCCCCGGATCCCGCGCAGCCACCGCCCGTCTCAGCCCCTCCTCCCCCATCCGCCGCCCCTTCCGCCGCCCAAAACCCTCCCCAACTCCAGCCCCAGTCGCTTCCTCCGTCTCAGTCTCAGCCGCCACCGCCCCAGCAGCAGTCCCAGCCCCAGCAGCCGATCCAGCAACCGCGGCCGCCTCTCGTGCGGAACCGTCCCCCCGCCCCTTTCCCTCACTTCTCGCACCACCTTCCCTCTTccgctcctccctcctcctccgcctccgcctccgcctcttcCGCCGCGCctgctccttctccttctcctactGCCGCATCGCAGAGAGGAGGGCTCGCCATTGGGGTCCCGGCTCACAGCTCACACCTCCCGAGGGCCCAGCAGCCCGTGGCCACCTATTCCTCGATAGGCGCCTCCCCAGCCTTCAATCAGCCATTCACTCCGTTGCCTCGCATGACGGAGCAGTCCTCGGCGGCCAATGCCCAGGTATCGTTTGAGCTTTACCTGACAATCTAATCTAGGGATCTGCCTCTTTTTTTTGCCGCTACAGTGACATACTTCAATGGTTGTCTCGGTGTCAAAATGGAAGTTTGACGACTAAGTGTCTTGATCGGAAGCCCACTGTAGATACAAGTAGGATGTTGAAGGGAGATGACTTGAACTCATTATTGCATCCTGTTGTTACATAATACACATTCGATCTGAGTTGAGCATTCAAAGGGAAATAATTTGTTAGTTATCAACAGTGGCATTAAAACTTTAAGCTATAAGTTCGGCTTCCTACTTGCATTTTATGCTATTTAAGCTATATGTTTTGCTTTCTTTCCCTACTGATTCGGCTTAAAGAGATTCACTGGCAGTAGAAACTGAGTGATTGATTCCGGAGGATTGAATATAGATCTGGTCGAGTATATTCTATTCGTAGGATGTTAATGGAACTTATCCCTTTCGTCTAATGTTTCAGGTAAGGCAACCCATTCAAGGGATTCAGAATATTGGAATGATTGGCTCTCTTAGCACTACGACACAGATTCGACCAGGTGGGGTGACTGGGCCTCCGCAGCAGAGGTTGGTTCAGCCAACATCAAGAGCAGCATCTCCATCAACTAACCAAACTTTAGGTTCACAGgtaatttgagaatttttttttcatttcttgcATTTGGCAAACATTTTAATACATCTTGCACATGGTTGTCATCTCATTTAGAAGAATCAGATGTATACCAGTTTACCTTATAACAAAGAAATTTCTTCTTGATGTTTGAAACAGTAATTGTGTTGGCTGATTGTAGTCATGTCTTCTGCATTGATGATTTAATTAAGTAGGAAATAGAATTAGAAATTTTGTTTATGATCATGTTACTTTCTTTTGGAGGGAATAactttgatattgcttttcagaaAAATGGAGTCTCACCAATCAAATAGATGCAAATGTCCCTTCCTGTGACCACAGATTGGTGCATGTTAATCTAGATACATTTGCATAGTTCTATGCTCGTTTGGTTCCATAAAGTCACTGATTACATTGTCCTCAATTTTGCCAAATAAACAATGGAATTTTTGCTCTTGTCGTGCTGCGTATTGTGTTCTGTTTAGTCATTAGTGCATTCCTTTTGTACTGGCTTTTAGTTTCTTTAAATTTGCAGTTTGCATCAAATGGTGCTTAAATAATACTTTGTTTTACAATTTTCTTCTGGAGAAGAAAGCTTTGGTTTTTTTAATACAATTTTCTTCCTGTTGCCATGTGATATCCTGAGCTTGATTATTACTTTTCTGCAGAAATTCCCAAATTCTGGTTTGATAAGGGGCCCTTCCATGGTTTCATCTGGTTCCATATCGTCTGTGCCACAGCAGTCGTTAGTATCATCGCAAGGAAAGCAAATGCCTGCATCTTCATCATCATTTAGGCCCCAGGCGAAGCCAAATGTTCTGCAGCAAAGGCCACACAGTCTCCAACAAACTCAACAACCGCCTTCAGCAGCTTCTCATCAACAGCAAATACCAACAtcccagcagcagcaacaacaaaaacaacaacaatTTCAGATGCAactacaacaacaacagcaacagccGCAGTTTCACCAACAACATTCTTCACCACGTCAAACACAAGAGTACTATAATCAACAAAACCTACAGCTAAGGAACCAGCCGCAATTGCTACAACAACAGCCTGCACGACCTCTTGGACCCGCAACTACTAAGCCAAATCCGCCTACATTAGTCCATACTAATGTTGCACAACCAGCAGTTACACATCCAGTTGTTGGTACAGATGCTGCAGAATCTGGAGACCATATTCTTGGCAAGAGAAGCCTTCGTGAGTTGGTTAGCCAGGTAAGTGAATTTGTATTTTAATCTTATTATATACTGTATCAGTGTGCTGAGATTGATGGACTATTTAGATCAAAAGTTGCAGCCTCTTTGATCCCTCATTTCTCATTTGCACTTATATCTAAAATTAGCTTTCACTTGCTTTTATGGAACATGCCTACTGAAAATTATGTGCTGTACAATCTTCATAATTTGGTAATAACTTATTGCAGATTGATCCATCTGAAAAGTTGGATTCTGAAGTTGAAGATGTTCTTGTTGAGATTGCTGAAGATTTTGTAGAATCTGTGAGTTCCTTTGCCCACATGAACATGGTGTATTTACTGCACAGAcaatatgtacattggtttgagtTAGAACCTTCAAACAAAATTGCTTGCTTTTCT
This Musa acuminata AAA Group cultivar baxijiao chromosome BXJ1-2, Cavendish_Baxijiao_AAA, whole genome shotgun sequence DNA region includes the following protein-coding sequences:
- the LOC135596268 gene encoding transcription initiation factor TFIID subunit 12-like encodes the protein MEAPPPPQPAASAEQPAPAAASSQPPEPTQTPSPSPSPSPAPDPAQPPPVSAPPPPSAAPSAAQNPPQLQPQSLPPSQSQPPPPQQQSQPQQPIQQPRPPLVRNRPPAPFPHFSHHLPSSAPPSSSASASASSAAPAPSPSPTAASQRGGLAIGVPAHSSHLPRAQQPVATYSSIGASPAFNQPFTPLPRMTEQSSAANAQVRQPIQGIQNIGMIGSLSTTTQIRPGGVTGPPQQRLVQPTSRAASPSTNQTLGSQKFPNSGLIRGPSMVSSGSISSVPQQSLVSSQGKQMPASSSSFRPQAKPNVLQQRPHSLQQTQQPPSAASHQQQIPTSQQQQQQKQQQFQMQLQQQQQQPQFHQQHSSPRQTQEYYNQQNLQLRNQPQLLQQQPARPLGPATTKPNPPTLVHTNVAQPAVTHPVVGTDAAESGDHILGKRSLRELVSQIDPSEKLDSEVEDVLVEIAEDFVESVATFACSLAKHRKSTTLEAKDILLHVERNWNMMLPGYGGDEIKCYKKQFTNDIHKERLAVIKKSMAATGDAANPKNASGGPAAASSKSHAQKAPPIGSPKA